The SAR324 cluster bacterium genome has a window encoding:
- a CDS encoding ATP-binding cassette domain-containing protein — MLIDQFRENENWVKGLMKMPHFAQNTFDLLLASAFINILSLALPLTLMQVYDRIIPHESMGTLTWLTIGCTTAVILEAVLRLSRSFISGWMAARFEHIVSCSAVERLMTSRIEQFEQFETGVHLDRLNAISTLRGFYAGQVFQVLLDLPFALIFLFAIWFLAGNLVFFPIILMILFLGIVSYFKTNFQAARDNQMVVNDRRFNFIIEILSGIHAIKSMHMEEQILRRYARLQGQSAEINMETSRWSMLPANVGVLFSQITMYGIIGIGAGSVLDGFMTVGSLTACMMLGGRAMQPIQSAAGFWMRFSEANLARSRLQELAAMELETMPDTPPLPLDFEGAIELKGVSFRYDPQSAWVVKDAHLKVEPNHIIAVMGENSGTTTTLLYLLMGMLKPETGSVLIDDYHITQWDTTELRQKIAYFPPTGVLFSGTIMENITMFDHSKHFAAMDAAALLGLDEHVANLPLGYQTRVGGQSTNFLPTGLIQRIAIARALVHRPRILLFDRANGVMDKETEEVVLDLIKKLTGKCTIVLVTNQPKLLMMVDGVYQLAGDTLESLY, encoded by the coding sequence ATGCTGATTGATCAATTCAGAGAAAATGAAAACTGGGTCAAAGGCCTGATGAAAATGCCGCACTTTGCTCAGAACACCTTTGATTTGCTGTTGGCCTCAGCCTTCATCAACATCCTTTCGCTGGCCCTCCCACTCACCTTGATGCAGGTGTATGACCGGATCATCCCGCATGAATCCATGGGTACCCTGACCTGGCTGACCATTGGTTGCACCACCGCGGTTATTCTCGAAGCAGTCCTGCGTCTGTCCCGATCCTTCATCAGTGGATGGATGGCGGCCCGATTTGAACACATTGTGAGTTGCAGTGCGGTGGAACGCCTCATGACCAGCCGGATTGAGCAGTTTGAGCAGTTTGAAACCGGGGTTCATTTAGACCGCTTGAATGCCATCTCTACCTTGAGAGGTTTTTATGCCGGACAGGTATTTCAGGTGTTGCTGGATCTGCCGTTTGCCCTCATATTTCTGTTTGCCATCTGGTTTCTGGCAGGTAATCTGGTGTTTTTTCCGATCATTTTGATGATTCTGTTTCTGGGCATTGTCTCGTATTTCAAAACCAATTTTCAGGCGGCCCGGGATAATCAAATGGTCGTGAATGACCGTCGATTCAATTTTATCATCGAGATTTTGAGCGGAATCCACGCCATCAAGTCCATGCACATGGAAGAACAGATCCTCCGGCGTTATGCTCGTCTGCAAGGACAATCTGCTGAAATAAATATGGAAACGTCCCGCTGGAGCATGTTGCCAGCCAATGTGGGAGTGCTGTTCTCCCAAATCACCATGTATGGCATCATTGGAATCGGAGCGGGTTCTGTTCTCGATGGATTCATGACGGTGGGGAGCCTGACAGCCTGCATGATGCTCGGTGGACGCGCCATGCAACCGATTCAGAGCGCGGCCGGCTTTTGGATGAGGTTTTCTGAAGCAAACCTGGCCCGATCCCGCCTTCAGGAATTAGCCGCGATGGAACTGGAGACGATGCCAGACACACCACCTTTGCCGCTGGATTTTGAAGGAGCGATAGAACTGAAAGGCGTTTCTTTCCGTTACGATCCGCAAAGTGCCTGGGTGGTCAAGGATGCCCATCTGAAAGTGGAACCCAACCATATCATTGCGGTCATGGGCGAAAATTCTGGAACCACCACCACCCTGCTGTATCTGCTGATGGGTATGCTGAAACCGGAAACGGGTAGTGTGTTGATTGATGATTACCATATCACTCAATGGGATACGACGGAACTTCGTCAAAAGATTGCCTATTTTCCACCAACCGGTGTCTTGTTTTCCGGAACAATCATGGAAAACATCACCATGTTTGATCATTCAAAACATTTTGCGGCGATGGATGCGGCCGCACTCCTTGGTCTGGATGAGCATGTGGCCAATTTGCCGCTGGGATATCAAACCAGGGTTGGCGGACAAAGCACCAATTTTCTTCCGACCGGACTCATTCAGCGAATCGCTATCGCACGTGCCCTCGTGCATCGTCCAAGAATTCTGTTGTTTGACAGGGCTAATGGGGTGATGGACAAGGAAACCGAAGAAGTGGTGCTGGATCTCATTAAGAAACTGACGGGGAAATGCACCATCGTGTTGGTGACCAATCAACCCAAACTGCTGATGATGGTCGATGGTGTGTATCAACTGGCAGGCGATACTCTGGAAAGTCTGTATTAG
- a CDS encoding transporter substrate-binding domain-containing protein: MLKNFSVNVIVLLLFTSVWTPAFAETIKLVAMEYPPYYGDNLPNQGFITEIVVEAFKKAGYNLEISFFPRADAQEKANSDYDGIVGVWYSKELEKNFVFSEALPANEIGFYKRKSDQIAFTTFEALKPYIIGTVAGYASLPEFEKATFLNTTKVEKDAQNIAMLLQDRVDLIIIDKALCQYLLKTEFRTEMNQLEWMSPPLRTESQYLGIAKKTSGFQKKLNAFNQGLKKITKENMIMKIMEKHGF, encoded by the coding sequence ATGTTGAAAAATTTTTCTGTGAACGTCATTGTTTTGCTCCTTTTCACCAGTGTCTGGACTCCCGCTTTTGCTGAAACCATCAAACTGGTTGCGATGGAATACCCGCCCTATTATGGTGACAACCTGCCTAATCAGGGATTCATCACCGAAATTGTAGTGGAAGCTTTCAAAAAAGCTGGCTATAACTTGGAAATATCATTTTTTCCAAGGGCTGACGCTCAGGAAAAAGCGAACAGTGACTATGATGGAATCGTTGGCGTCTGGTATAGCAAGGAACTGGAGAAGAACTTCGTTTTTTCAGAGGCGTTGCCAGCCAATGAAATTGGCTTTTATAAAAGAAAAAGTGATCAGATCGCCTTCACAACGTTTGAGGCTCTCAAACCTTATATCATTGGCACTGTCGCGGGATATGCCAGTCTCCCGGAATTTGAAAAAGCAACGTTTCTCAACACCACAAAAGTTGAAAAAGACGCTCAGAACATTGCTATGCTACTTCAGGACAGGGTGGATCTGATCATAATTGACAAAGCCTTGTGCCAATATCTCCTTAAAACTGAATTTCGGACTGAAATGAATCAACTGGAATGGATGTCCCCGCCACTCAGGACGGAATCCCAATACCTGGGAATCGCCAAAAAAACATCGGGATTTCAGAAAAAACTCAACGCCTTCAATCAGGGCCTAAAAAAGATCACCAAGGAAAACATGATCATGAAAATCATGGAAAAACACGGCTTCTGA
- the thiH gene encoding 2-iminoacetate synthase ThiH, translating into MTFNEVFLQFTKDQILKQLESTTEDQVRNTLKQVTAGHSLSPEQFLALLSPQADRQLEQMAQISARNTRQRFGNVVQLYVPLYLSNECLCDCTYCGYSKNNSIARLTLNKDQILEESLALHRMGFRHILLLSGEDARYVNDTTLADVAEWIRPYFSSISIEVQPLKTEEYARLVRAGIDGLTVYQETYDREIYSLVHLAGKKKHFDYRLATPERGGEAGMRRINVGALLGLSDWRYDGFCAGLHASFLEKKFWQSHISVSLPRMRQAAGAHHKLFQVTDRNFVQLMTALRLFLPNAGITLSTRESASLRDHLVSLGVTQMSAGSRTTPGGYSEENHTGKQFEIEDKRTPDEVAAMLRKQGFDPVWKDWDTGLTMPDLDHPAGTLTPQSSSGNVC; encoded by the coding sequence ATGACATTCAATGAAGTATTTCTCCAATTCACCAAAGACCAGATTCTGAAACAGCTTGAATCAACCACTGAGGATCAAGTTCGGAATACTTTAAAACAGGTTACCGCAGGACACAGTTTGTCACCGGAGCAGTTTCTGGCCTTATTATCGCCGCAGGCAGACAGGCAACTGGAACAGATGGCCCAAATCAGCGCGAGAAACACCCGCCAGCGTTTCGGAAATGTTGTGCAACTTTATGTGCCGTTGTATCTTTCCAATGAATGCCTGTGTGACTGCACTTATTGCGGTTATTCCAAAAACAACAGCATTGCACGACTGACCCTGAATAAAGACCAGATTCTGGAAGAAAGCCTGGCCCTGCACCGCATGGGATTCCGGCATATTCTGCTACTTTCCGGCGAAGACGCCCGCTATGTCAATGACACCACACTGGCAGACGTCGCGGAATGGATTCGTCCGTATTTTTCCTCCATTTCCATTGAGGTTCAACCGCTCAAGACTGAGGAATATGCAAGACTTGTTCGGGCTGGAATTGACGGGTTGACGGTGTATCAGGAAACCTATGATCGTGAGATTTATTCATTGGTGCATCTCGCCGGCAAAAAGAAACATTTTGACTATCGCCTGGCAACACCGGAACGAGGCGGAGAAGCGGGAATGAGACGTATCAATGTGGGCGCTCTGCTGGGCCTGAGTGACTGGCGGTATGATGGCTTTTGTGCCGGACTCCATGCGTCTTTTCTGGAAAAAAAATTCTGGCAGTCGCATATTTCGGTATCCCTTCCCAGAATGAGACAGGCGGCCGGAGCACACCACAAACTGTTTCAGGTCACAGACAGAAATTTTGTCCAGTTGATGACCGCTTTGCGTCTGTTTCTGCCCAATGCGGGCATCACCCTTTCCACCCGTGAATCCGCGAGTCTAAGGGATCATCTTGTGTCACTGGGCGTGACCCAGATGAGCGCTGGATCCCGAACTACCCCCGGAGGCTATTCCGAAGAAAATCACACAGGAAAACAGTTTGAAATCGAAGACAAACGAACCCCGGATGAAGTGGCCGCCATGTTGCGCAAACAGGGCTTTGATCCTGTCTGGAAAGACTGGGACACCGGCTTGACCATGCCAGACCTTGACCATCCAGCGGGAACCCTCACACCTCAATCATCCTCAGGAAACGTATGTTGA
- a CDS encoding thiazole synthase — protein sequence MQTQEDLFKLGPAVFTSRLFVGTGKFSSAEILKQVIEASGTEMVTVSLRRVDFSNNDNTSLLSAVDRSRVTLLPNTSGAANSKEAIRLARLAREAGCGDWVKLELTPEPRYLMPDGVETLEAAKVLVKEGFHVLPYIHADPILAKRLEDIGVAAVMPLGSPIGSNQGLQTRLFLEMIIEQSNVPVIVDAGLGTPSHAAAAMEMGADAVLVNTALAIAGDPVQMAVAFKMGVQAGRMARLCGMGSVANEARASSPLTGFLDAISS from the coding sequence ATGCAAACTCAGGAAGATTTGTTCAAGTTAGGCCCAGCGGTTTTTACCTCAAGACTGTTTGTGGGTACCGGAAAGTTTTCATCAGCGGAAATTCTGAAACAGGTGATTGAAGCCTCCGGAACAGAAATGGTGACCGTGTCACTCAGGAGGGTTGATTTTTCAAACAATGACAATACATCCCTGCTTTCCGCTGTTGACCGATCACGGGTTACTTTACTGCCCAACACCTCTGGAGCGGCCAACTCAAAAGAAGCGATCCGGCTGGCAAGGCTGGCACGTGAAGCTGGATGCGGCGACTGGGTCAAACTGGAACTGACCCCGGAACCCCGCTATCTGATGCCCGATGGCGTAGAAACGCTGGAAGCGGCAAAAGTCCTGGTCAAGGAAGGATTTCATGTCTTGCCCTATATCCACGCGGACCCGATTCTGGCAAAACGGCTTGAAGATATCGGAGTGGCGGCGGTGATGCCCTTGGGATCTCCGATTGGAAGCAATCAGGGGTTGCAGACCCGGTTGTTTCTGGAAATGATCATTGAGCAGTCCAATGTGCCTGTCATTGTCGATGCGGGGCTCGGAACGCCAAGTCATGCCGCGGCCGCAATGGAAATGGGTGCTGATGCGGTGCTGGTCAACACCGCCCTGGCGATCGCCGGCGATCCGGTTCAAATGGCGGTCGCTTTCAAAATGGGCGTTCAGGCAGGAAGAATGGCACGACTTTGCGGGATGGGTTCTGTGGCAAATGAAGCACGGGCATCCTCACCACTCACAGGTTTTCTTGATGCCATTTCATCCTGA
- a CDS encoding SDR family oxidoreductase, translating into MMKKIMITGASSGLGKACAMEFARRGYALGLTARRLDQLEQIKQDITAKYPHIPVEIRMLDVTQYATIPEILRDLANHLGGLDIVFANAGIGLGGKAGKSPFENVRKTIETNLIGAMATVDAAVAYFLEQGSGQIVGTSSVAAFRGFPGNAAYCASKSGFSTYLEGVRGEVAQKKISVTILHPGFIDTPINDTLPNRPFVVPVEKGAIEMVDLIEKKVKSSTVPRMPWSMIGMLLKTMPDAVLGRIK; encoded by the coding sequence TTGATGAAAAAAATCATGATCACCGGAGCTTCCTCCGGATTGGGAAAAGCATGTGCCATGGAATTTGCCAGGCGAGGATATGCGTTGGGACTCACCGCAAGAAGGTTGGATCAACTGGAACAGATCAAGCAGGATATCACCGCCAAATATCCCCATATCCCTGTTGAAATCAGAATGCTGGATGTCACACAGTATGCTACGATTCCTGAAATACTGAGGGATCTGGCCAACCATCTGGGTGGACTCGACATTGTGTTTGCCAATGCGGGTATCGGACTTGGTGGTAAGGCTGGTAAATCTCCGTTTGAAAATGTCCGAAAAACCATTGAAACCAATTTGATCGGTGCCATGGCAACGGTGGATGCCGCGGTGGCGTACTTTCTGGAACAAGGGAGTGGTCAGATCGTGGGAACTTCTTCCGTTGCGGCCTTTCGTGGATTTCCAGGTAATGCGGCGTATTGCGCATCAAAATCAGGATTTTCCACCTACCTTGAAGGAGTTCGCGGTGAAGTTGCCCAGAAAAAAATCTCGGTCACCATTCTTCATCCGGGATTCATTGACACCCCCATCAATGATACTCTGCCCAATCGCCCGTTTGTGGTTCCTGTTGAAAAAGGAGCCATCGAAATGGTCGATCTGATTGAAAAGAAAGTGAAATCATCCACAGTTCCACGCATGCCCTGGAGCATGATTGGCATGCTGTTAAAAACCATGCCCGATGCGGTACTTGGTAGAATCAAATGA
- a CDS encoding GNAT family N-acetyltransferase → MHLRQWVFNDRVSFARLNSDPQVVEFLPKALSQEESDGFAERIEEHFQQHGFGLWAVEILGVTQFAGFIGLSIPTFEAHFTPCVEIGWRLAPAYWNCGYATEGALAVLKFGFKFLRVNEIVSFTVPSNVRSRRVMEKIGMTYVPSDEFDHPKLPEGHPLRRHVLYRKVS, encoded by the coding sequence ATGCATCTCCGACAATGGGTATTTAATGATCGAGTATCATTTGCCAGGCTGAACTCAGACCCACAGGTGGTAGAATTCCTCCCCAAAGCACTATCTCAGGAAGAGAGCGATGGTTTTGCAGAACGCATTGAGGAACATTTTCAACAACATGGGTTTGGTCTTTGGGCTGTTGAGATTCTTGGGGTCACACAGTTTGCGGGGTTTATTGGCCTTTCGATTCCAACATTTGAAGCACATTTCACTCCATGTGTTGAAATTGGTTGGCGTCTCGCCCCTGCATACTGGAATTGTGGCTATGCGACGGAGGGAGCACTAGCAGTGCTAAAATTTGGATTCAAGTTTTTGAGAGTAAACGAGATCGTCTCATTCACGGTCCCAAGCAATGTTCGGTCAAGGCGGGTGATGGAAAAGATTGGTATGACGTATGTACCAAGCGATGAATTTGACCATCCAAAACTTCCAGAAGGGCATCCGCTTCGGCGACATGTTTTATACCGAAAGGTTTCATGA
- the queA gene encoding tRNA preQ1(34) S-adenosylmethionine ribosyltransferase-isomerase QueA — MSDIIHPQWNLHSYHFDLPENLIAQHPPPERGKSRMMRLSRENQTCQHDSFENIVECLPANTTLVLNNTRVLPARLRGQRATGGYIEILLIEEHSRGVWAAMMKNARSVKRGELLTFAEGYIQAHARERNAEGLWILEFDDPELFLKRLEQHGEMPLPPYIQRKQPEKTLREQDQTRYQTCFSKNIGAIAAPTAGLHFTPQILEQIRHRGIEVLEVTLHVGRGTFAPLLHEDIRQHPIHTEYFHISPEALTQLTESMRNHRKIVAVGTTSVRVLETLALHEFKKNEGWTNIYIYPPYTFKVVQGMLTNFHLPESTLILLVSAFYGKDELLLAYQQAIAEHYRFYSYGDCMLIL; from the coding sequence ATGTCTGATATTATCCATCCTCAATGGAACCTTCATTCTTACCATTTTGACCTGCCGGAAAACCTGATTGCCCAGCATCCACCTCCGGAACGTGGAAAATCCCGCATGATGCGGTTGTCACGGGAAAACCAGACCTGCCAGCATGATAGCTTTGAAAATATTGTTGAATGTCTCCCGGCCAACACCACCCTTGTGTTGAACAATACCAGAGTTTTGCCCGCACGACTCAGAGGACAGCGCGCAACCGGAGGATACATTGAAATTCTTCTGATTGAGGAACACTCCCGGGGAGTCTGGGCGGCCATGATGAAAAACGCCCGAAGCGTCAAACGCGGTGAATTGCTGACCTTTGCGGAGGGATACATCCAGGCTCATGCCAGAGAACGTAACGCGGAGGGTTTGTGGATTCTTGAATTTGACGATCCTGAATTATTTTTAAAACGTCTGGAGCAACACGGCGAAATGCCGTTACCGCCCTACATCCAGAGAAAACAACCTGAAAAAACACTCCGGGAACAAGATCAGACAAGGTATCAGACCTGTTTTTCCAAAAACATCGGCGCCATTGCGGCCCCAACCGCAGGTCTGCATTTCACCCCTCAAATTCTGGAACAGATACGCCATCGAGGTATTGAAGTTCTGGAAGTGACACTCCATGTGGGACGCGGCACTTTTGCGCCCTTGCTGCATGAAGACATCCGGCAACATCCGATTCATACGGAATATTTTCATATTTCCCCCGAAGCCCTGACACAACTGACGGAATCCATGAGGAATCACCGGAAAATTGTAGCCGTTGGAACGACCTCCGTTCGGGTGCTGGAAACCCTGGCCCTGCATGAGTTCAAAAAAAATGAGGGTTGGACCAATATTTATATTTATCCGCCCTATACGTTCAAGGTTGTTCAGGGAATGCTGACCAACTTTCACCTGCCTGAATCAACACTGATCCTGCTGGTTTCCGCCTTTTATGGAAAAGATGAACTCCTGCTGGCATATCAGCAGGCGATAGCAGAGCATTACCGTTTTTACAGTTATGGCGACTGCATGTTGATTCTATGA
- a CDS encoding response regulator has protein sequence MATILIVDDDPQVIQQVQILLDEFGYETAFISRPRFLFQRLESKRFDLILMDIGMPDIDGLTLLKQLKAHDLFNKIPVIMLTGEDDENFVTTCFESGATDYINKPVSRSILEARIKTAITAHQAMELLENKVEERTIELQRTNDFLGNICGELERINKSFQIFVPKQFVDRILSEQFIQAGDYEEEILSILFADIRSYTNIAEQMSSEQIFQFLNGFYSLTEPLISKNHGFVDKFIGDAIMALFDQELSGVNAVRAAVDIQHETQDYNEFRRKLDQPQIQLGIGINTGPVMVGTLGSDTRMNSTVIGDPVNLASRLEALTKKYNARILLSHHTRAELKDENFLIREIDSVRVRGKNQTVGIYEIFDCDPPHLKDKKLETRQALMNAITLYKSAMFEEALEQLEHCFKVYPQDVTVIEHIQRCRYFSKYPPASDQFWTGVVGESELFKDRTLRRRTERFDLEPPGKIKIDLMGTMVEGTIHDISADGARVRFSGPLSQGETILLNLDFRGTVLETETITENFRVLGQIAWRKQEDNHGQHAYWFGISFTMMLQEQEEQLIRILNNRAS, from the coding sequence ATGGCAACAATTCTGATCGTTGATGATGATCCCCAGGTCATTCAGCAGGTACAAATACTGCTGGATGAGTTTGGCTATGAAACAGCGTTTATTTCAAGACCACGTTTTTTATTTCAACGACTGGAATCCAAACGTTTTGACCTGATATTGATGGATATCGGTATGCCTGATATTGATGGGCTGACCTTGTTGAAACAATTGAAAGCACACGATCTTTTTAACAAGATTCCTGTCATCATGTTGACCGGGGAAGATGATGAAAATTTTGTGACCACCTGTTTTGAATCCGGTGCGACGGATTATATCAATAAACCCGTGAGTCGCAGTATCCTGGAAGCCCGAATCAAAACAGCGATCACAGCCCATCAGGCCATGGAACTTCTGGAAAACAAGGTGGAAGAACGCACTATTGAACTTCAGCGCACCAATGACTTTCTCGGAAATATCTGCGGGGAGTTGGAGCGCATCAATAAATCGTTTCAGATCTTTGTTCCCAAACAGTTTGTTGATCGCATTTTATCAGAACAATTCATTCAGGCGGGAGACTACGAAGAGGAAATCCTGTCCATTCTGTTTGCGGATATCCGGTCATATACCAACATTGCGGAACAGATGAGTTCCGAACAGATTTTTCAATTCCTCAATGGCTTTTACAGCCTGACAGAACCCCTGATCAGCAAAAACCACGGCTTCGTGGACAAATTTATCGGAGATGCCATCATGGCGCTGTTTGATCAGGAATTGTCCGGGGTCAATGCCGTCAGGGCGGCGGTCGATATTCAGCATGAAACACAAGACTACAATGAATTTCGTAGAAAACTGGACCAACCCCAGATCCAGCTTGGGATCGGCATCAACACAGGTCCCGTCATGGTGGGCACCCTTGGCTCAGACACCCGCATGAATTCTACGGTGATTGGTGATCCTGTGAATCTGGCATCACGCCTCGAAGCCCTGACCAAAAAATACAATGCGCGCATTCTGCTTTCGCATCACACCAGAGCAGAGCTGAAGGATGAGAATTTTCTAATCAGGGAAATTGATTCTGTACGGGTTCGTGGAAAAAATCAGACCGTTGGTATTTATGAAATATTTGATTGTGACCCGCCCCATCTCAAAGATAAAAAACTGGAAACCCGACAAGCGCTCATGAACGCCATTACCCTTTACAAAAGCGCCATGTTTGAGGAGGCGCTGGAACAACTCGAACACTGTTTTAAGGTGTATCCTCAGGATGTGACGGTGATTGAACATATCCAGCGTTGCCGTTATTTCAGCAAATATCCTCCCGCCTCTGATCAATTCTGGACCGGCGTGGTTGGCGAATCTGAATTATTCAAAGACCGTACTCTGCGCCGTCGAACCGAACGTTTTGATCTGGAACCTCCGGGGAAAATTAAAATTGATCTGATGGGAACGATGGTTGAGGGCACCATTCATGATATTTCCGCCGATGGCGCCAGAGTTCGATTTTCAGGTCCACTGTCTCAGGGAGAAACCATTTTATTGAATCTGGATTTCAGGGGCACTGTGCTGGAAACTGAAACAATCACAGAAAATTTCAGGGTTCTGGGGCAGATTGCCTGGCGAAAACAGGAAGACAATCACGGACAGCATGCCTATTGGTTTGGCATCTCCTTCACCATGATGCTTCAAGAACAGGAAGAACAGTTGATCAGGATCCTCAACAACCGGGCCTCCTGA